ACTTGCCCAATTTCGGTGCGATAGCCCGCGTCGATTTCCGGGTCGTAACGAAAGCGCTGCTCCGAACCAGCTTCGCGCCACACGTGCGGCACGAGCAAGCAAAGCTCCACATCCGGCAACTCGGCAAGCGCTTTGATTTTTTTCCGATATTCCGCCACAACGGCAGCGTGCCAAATACGAAGAACTTTCATGCTATTTTCAACCTGTTTTCCGCTTGATTTTCCAAAAAATTGAAGATACGCTTTCACTTGCGGCTTATGAAAATCTTGCTGGTTGTAAGTTTGCGCAAAAATTATAACGAAGCGCCTAATTTAGACAACCTGAATCCGAGCGTTGAGCGGAGCCGAAACGTGCGGTTTTTTTGGCCTTCAGCTCCGCTACCGATGACAAAAAAGCCGCTGTCATGCTAAGCCATCCTCCGGCGAAGTATCTATACATCCGGGCGACTTTGGAGTCTTCGGCGAAGAAGCCTCAGAATGACAAATTACGGTTGGCCTTTTTCTACTTTGGAAAAATTACCCACTCACCGATACATTAAAAGTGTTTAAATCATGCTGCTCTTAGCTATAAAAGTCATGGCGGCAAATTCTTATGGTTTAAAGTTGATTATCGCTTTTAAGAACGGTATCTTTCATTTTCATTCAAAAATGACTTTTCATCAATTTCAAACTTGATTTTGCGTGGCTGAAAAAATCACTTCGCGAGCGCAAGACTACTCGCAATGGTATATTGATATTGTTCGTTTTGCAAAGCTGGCTGACTATTCCGATGTGCGCGGCTGCATGGTCATTCGTCCGAACGGCTATGCGATTTGGGAAAAAATGCAAGCCGCCCTTGATCGCATGTTTAAAGAAACCGGCCATGTCAATGCCTACTTTCCGCTGTTTATCCCCGAAAGTTTTATTCAAAAGGAAGCCGAACACATTGAAGGCTTCGCGCCCGAGTGCGCCGTTGTGACGCACGGCGGCGGCGAGGAACTTCAGGAAAAACTTTATGTTCGCCCGACTTCCGAAACCATCATTTGGTCGTCTTATAAAAAATGGATTCAATCGTATCGCGATTTGCCGATTCTCATTAACCAATGGGCAAATGTGGTTCGTTGGGAAATGCGCACGCGGCTGTTTTTGCGCACCACCGAATTTCTCTGGCAAGAAGGCCACACCGCGCACGCCACCGAAACCGAAGCCAAAGAAGAAGTGCTTCGCATGATTGAAGTGTATCGGCATTTTGCGGAAGAATACATGGCCATTCCGGTAATTGTCGGCATGAAAACCGAATCCGAGAAATTTGCTGGCGCGCACGAAACTTTCTGCATCGAAGCCATGATGCAAGACGGCAAAGCGCTTCAGGCTGGAACGTCGCACCATTTGGGACAAAATTTCGCCAAAGCGTTTGATTGCAAATTTCAAACCAAAGACGGCTCGCTCGAGTATGTTTGGGCGTCCAGTTGGGGCGTTTCCACGCGCTTAATCGGCGCACTGATTATGGCTCACTCCGACGACAAAGGCCTCGTTTTGCCGCCAAAACTGGCTTCGCGCCAAGCCGTGATTGTCCCGATTTTGAAGGGCGATAAAGCAGCCGTTTTGGAAAAAGCTGTCGAATTGGAAAAAATGCTGAAAGCCGCTGGCGTTCAAGTCTTTTTGGATGATTCCGAGCAAAACACGCCCGGCTGGAAGTTTGCCGAATACGAATTGCAAGGCATTCCGGTTCGCATCGAGCTCGGGCCGCGCGATGTCGCTGCAGGAAAATGCGTGGTCGCTCGCCGCGATACGTCGGAAAAAGAGACACTTGAGATCGACACGGCGTTCCCGCAAAAAATCAAAGATTTGCTGGATTCGATTCAAACCGGTTTGTTCGAGCGCGCACTGCGTTTTCGTGAGGAGAAAACCAAAGTGGTGACCACCTACGAGGAACTCAAAGCCCAAGTGGAAGTCGGTTTTGCGGTCGCGCATTGGGACGGCACGCCGGAGACCGAAGCCAAAATAAAAGAAGAAACCAAAGCAACCATTCGCTGTTTGCCTGTCTCAAAAGATTTTGCCACGAAATACGGCATCAACACCGAAGGAAAATGCGTTTTCAGCGGAAACCCTTCCAAGCAAATGGTTGTTTTTGCGAAAGCATACTAAGTTAAACCAAAAAGAAAAGGCCTGTTATGTCTGTTATTTCAAAGCCGGAAGATATAGAAAAGCTTCGCCACAGCGGGCGAATTCTCGCCTCGTGCTGCTATCACATGGAAGAGTTGCTCAAACCTGGAACCAGCGCGAAAGATCTGAACACTTTTTGCACGGAGTTTATTCGCAGCTACCATGCTGAGCCAAGCTTCCTCAATTATGCCGGCTTTCCTCATGCGCTTTGCTTTTCGAACAACGATGAAGTGGTTCACGGCCTTTGCACGCCGGAAAAAATCTTGAAGCCCGGCGATGTGCTGAGCGTGGATTTAGGCGTCAATTACGAAGGACTTTTTTCCGATACCGCGGCCACGTATATCATCACTGAAGACGGCATCGACCGTTCATGCAAGTTTCATTTCATCGAATCGTGGAAAGAAACCAAGCCTACCGTTTTGGACGAAGCGCCGCCGCTTGAGCTAAAGCGAAAACGCGAATTGCTGGATGCGACTTCCAAATCGCTCATGAAGGGCATTGCTGTGGTTCGCCATGGTGCAAAAACAGGAGACATTGGACATGCGGTTGGATCTTTTCTGGCAAGTCGCGGCTACGGCAACGTGACGCAGCTTGGCGGACACGGCTTGGGCTACGAAGTGCATTGCGAGCCGTTTATCAGCCACACCGGGCGAAAAGGCACGGGATCGTTCCTGGTGGAAAACATGGTCATTGCCATCGAACCGATGGTAACACTTGGCAAAAGTGGCCAAGTGAGATTTGTCAAAAACAACCAATATGGCTGGGAAGAAATCAAGTCGAAGGATGGCACGATTGCCGCACATTTTGAACACTCGATGCTCGTGACCAAAAAAAGCTGCGAAGTGTTCACGCGCATTCAAGAAAAAGATGTTTTGCCCGTGCAAGCCGAAGTCAGCGAATTGCTGCAAAAGTAAGAAAGACGAATTCTGTTTTGCAAGCATGTTTTATGAAATCAAAAAAGCCGCTCATCAAAGCGGCTTTTTTCGTGAAACATTAATAATTATCTGGATTTCAATACGAGGGATTCAAAATCGTTATTTCACCAACATCATTTTTTTCGTCAGTACATTGCCGTTGAATGAAAGTCGATAGAAGTAAAGCCCACTGGGCAAATTCGCGCTGTTAAACGTTGCTTGGTGCCGCCCCGATGTTTGGCGTTCATCCACAAGCTTTGCGACTTCTCTTCCCAGCAAATCATATACTTTCAAGCTAACTTCACCCACTTCCGAGAGGTAGTAGCTAATCACCGTTGTTGGATTGAAGGGATTTGGATAATTCTGATAAAGCTGAAAATCAGCTGGCTGCGACACGGTTGATTCATAAGCAGAGCTCGTGCCGGTAGTTGCTTCAAACTCAGCAATCACAGGAAGATGGTCGGAGGCTCGCCACAAAGCATCGGCCACACTTGTAGAGACCGCCGTATTGGCCGTGTTGTTGATATCTTTATTTAGCAAATTACCATCATTTCCAAACGGGGTCATACTGTCTGCCACATATTCAATTCGGCTAGCGTCATTCAAATTCTGAGAGGTCAAAATAAAGTCAAAGCGGTCGTCGAGGCCACCCGTTGAGCCGCCATCGCCCAGGTCGGTTGTTCGGGTAGATTGCGTATGAATCGACGCGTAGGTTGAAGAATTGTGCCACGAGCCAGACGCCAACCAGTCTTTGGCGCGCCCGATGTTATTTGTTTCGTCAGCAATCAATTTTTGATAGGCGGGTTCTGCATTATCATACAAGTTTAAATCGCCAACAATAATAAACTCCGAATTTTCCGGCAACTCGTTCAGATAGTTGCGCAATGCGGTCACTTCTCCAAGTCTGGTTTGCTCGTCACTTTCACTACTCGACGCTTTCAAATGGCAGCTATAAATTCGCAAGGTGTCGCTTCCGATTTTAACAACATATTCCCAAAGGTAGCGAGGCGAGGTTTGAATCGTGTTTTGAGAAATCAATGAAACCACGTCGTCACGATAAAACAGCATATTATCCATGTCGGGGCCGTTGATATAAGGCGCTCGTGAAAATGAAATGCTGGTTTCATTTAAAAGTGACAATAATGAATCGGCTGCCGCTTCTTCTTTTATTTCCTGAGTCAGGAAAATATCAGGATTTATCTCATTTATAATGGTTTTAAAATACGATTTCCGACTGTTAAATCCTGATTTATCCAGTTGCAAGCAATTATAAGTTGCCACCTTAAATCTAATCTGAGAAAAGCTTACAATTGGAAAAAAGAATGTCAAACACAAAAAGATTAGTATTTTTTTATACTTCATAGCGTATTCATTTGAAATTATTCAGAAAATACCGTTTGAAATGCGGTTCGTTTAATCGCTTCAATTACCGGCTTAAAAAAGCAAAATTGATTTTTTGCTTGAAAATGATATCGTAAAAAATGTATAAATATTAATAAAATAACTCCCGGAATGGACACCAGTAACACAATAAACCATTCTAATGAACCGAGAATTGAAATTTCATAAAAGGTTTTAACCCCTTTAAAAATCAAATTATCCATTTCAAAAGTAGTGAAGCTCACATAACCTAAAACAATAGCTGCTGCATATAAAATATGCTTCCAAATATTTTTATATCCTCAAATGCGACAGCGCCGATGTAATTTCCAACGGACATTAAAACCAATACCGTTATCATAATATTAGATACAACAACTTCGCCAAGTTGATAAATATCATGACCTAAAAAGTAACCAAGATAAGTAACGCCTAAAATCACAGCACAAGAAGTCATAACAAACCAAACAAGCTGCCGATAAAAATGCTTTTGAGGGTTTGTATTTTCATTTTGAAGAGCAATAAAATACGCAGGCAATCCTATTCCCAATAAGCTTATTAATGCTCCTTTTCTGGGCGTTAATGGATAAATAACATTTAATATCCATGGCAAAATACTTAAAACAACCACAAGCGCATTCTTCGAAAGAAATAAATTTGATACATACATCACCGTATTGACAATTTTATTTCCCTCATCAAATATTCTTGGTAATATTTCGAATTTATTTTTAAGCAGCACAATGTCCGAGACTTCCTTAGAAATGGTGCTCCCTTCCTCCATCGCAATACCCAAATTGGCCTCTTTCAAAGCCAGCAAATCATTTACGCCATCGCCAATCATGGCGGTTTGCTTGTGCTGATGCTTCAGTGCTTTGACCAGCGCCAATTTTTGATCGGGTTTTAGCCTAACAAAAACGGAATGATGCAATACCGATTCTTCAAGCGCCGGCTGCGAAAGCCCTTCAAGCGCTTTGCCACTAATCACTTTGTCCTCTGTCACATCCCAGCCAATCTCGTGCAAAGTCGCCAAAACCGAATCGCCCGAATCGCCCGAAATAATTTTCACGTCGATGTTATTGGCGTTGAATAAATGAAGCGCCGTTCCTGCATCCTGACGAGCTTCATCCTTTAGTGAAATAATTCCTAACGGAATTAAAGGCGCATCTGCGATAGTTTCGATAGACAGATTGCCTTCTATTGGCGTTTTCAATTTTGCAAATAGAAGATTTCGACGGCCTTTCAATTGATTCGTCTCAAAAACGGTTTGAACTCGTAATATTTTTTCAACATCCGTTTTTTTCGTTAGGATGTCATATGCACCCAACAAATATGTTTCCGCGTTCCCATTGAGTTCAAGCTTTAGCGCACTCATTTTTATATCGGATCGAAACGGAATTTCGTCCAGACTTTTCGCCTTCCCTGAAGCCGGAAAAACAGTTAGGGCTTTTAGCGTCGCATTTTGCTCCGAGCTAAGATGGCTAAACTCGCCAAGCAACTTTTCGATGGCCTCTTGGCTCAATTCGCTCACGGAATGAACCGAGGCGACCTTAATATTATTTTGAGTCAGCGTTCCCGTTTTATCCATGCACACCACATTGATGGCTGGAAAAGTGTCAATTGCGTTGATTTTCTGAATAACTGCGCCAATTTTGGCAATTCGTATAATGCCAATCGTGAAAGTAATCGAGGAGAAAAAAACCAGCCCTTCCGGAATCAACGAGGTGGCTATCGTGGAAATTTTTCGCGCGTCTTCAATGGAAAAATGGCCGCTTAAAAGACTTTGAAAAAACTCGTAGAAAACCATCAATACCGTTAGGACAAAGGAAAGCACAAAAAGAAAGTTGATCTTCTTTTGTAGCGGCGAGGTGCTAAACTTAAACTTTTTTGCTTGGCCAGTCAGATGCGCGGCAAAGCTCTCATTTCCAACCTTCTCCGCTTTGTAATAGCCTTGGCCATAAACACAAAAACTGCCCGATAGCAGTTTGTCGCCTGTGGATTTATCTATGGGAATGGACTCTCCCGTAACCAGCGATTCGTCAATTTCCAAACGCTCAGAAGCAAGCACTTTTCCATCAACAACAATTTGATCGCCCGTTTTTAATAAAATCACATCATCTTTGACCACATCATGTTTTGGTACTTTTATCTTTTCACCATTGCGAATGACAAACACTTCCTGATGCTTTAGCAAATCCATTTTTTCTAACGTATTCGCTGCTTTTAGCTCTTGCACAATGGCTATTAGCGTGTTGGCAAATGTGACCGTAATAATTCCGATGGAATCTAAAAAAAGGCGAACATCTTGTGTTTTGAAATAAAAATAGAGAAGAAAAGAAATGACAGTGAGATTAATAATATTAAAAACATTAAAAGCATTACTAAAAAAAATCTCTGACTTACTTTTAACGTGTGTGTTTTTTACATGATTTGTAAGACCTTTTTGAACTCGCTCATTTACTTCAGAAGATGAAAGCCCTTTAATTTTCAAATCATCTTTATTAATCATAAAATATTATGCAACTTCTCGCAATTGTTTCTTATTCGGCGCAGGACTGGTAGTAATAATAGGTTTAATGGCATAGCGACGTTGAAAATTATCATGCGCATCTTTAAAAACAGTCTTGTATTTAAGCAATTCTTTTCCGTAGATAGTGATAATTTGGATATTATCAAGCTTCACCAAAGAAATTCGCTTGTAAGAAATACTTTGTAGAATGCAAAGCTCCAAGTAATTCAAACTAAAAAGAATCCATTCAAAAAAGTTCGGTTTTCTGGTTTTAAAGCCAAATTTCTTAACGGACGACTCATTTAAGTAATAAATAAACCCTCTTATTTTTGTATCAGGATTTACTTTCTTATTTTCCACGTCTTCAGCGAGTTTATATAACCCTTCAACAAGATAACTAAATATTGTTTTCGGGTTTGCTGACTTTAGTTTAAAAAAGTCCCAACTCGTGCCAATGTGAATTTCCAAAACGCGGTAAAAAAGCGGGACGGTGAAAAACATGGGAGAATAATACTTGTAATAACCAACGCGTTTTAGAAAAGGCGTTGTGATATAACGTACAAAGCGATAGACAAATAAGAAAATAAGAAAGTGAATGGCGTAGCTTACCATAATTTCAATAGGTTTGAGATACGTTCTTTCTTCAACATACTGACAGGGCTAAAGATAAGCGAACCAGGCAAATCGCAGATTACAGAATCATTAATTCTTTACTTTCTAATTATTTCTTAACATCCTTGAGCTTATCGCTGAACTTGCTTTTAAATTTCTCCAGCTTTGGAGAAATCACAAAACTGCAATATGGCTGATACAGATGCTGGTTATAGTAATTTTGATGATAGGACTCGGCCTTGAAAAATTTGGTGTATGGCACAATTTCTGTGACAATTGGCTCACGCCATTCACCTGAAGCATTGGCTTTCGCTTTGGAAGCCTCCGCAATTTTCTTTTGCTCATTTGAGTGATAGAAAATTACGGAACGATACTGCGTGCCCTCGTCATTGCCTTGACGATTCAGCGTTGTAGGATTGTGGGTGTGCCAGAAAATCTCCAGCAGCTCTTCGTAAGAAACCTCATTTGGATTGAAAGTGATTTGGGCAACTTCGGCGTGGCCGGTTGCGCCACTGCAAACCTGCTCATAGGTTGGTTTTTCAACCTCGCCGCCAGCATAGCCAGAAACAACCGATAAAACCCCGTTGACTCGCTGAAAAACCGCTTCGACGCACCAAAAACATCCTGCGCCAAAAGTTGCCGTATCAAGTCCAGATTTTGATTCATTTACAGATAATGAGTCGCTCATGTTGGTTGTGTTTGTTTTTGATTCTGTGTTGCACGAAAAAAAGATGAGTGCGAAAAGCAATACCATGATACGCATAATTCTATTAAGTTTGATTTATCATCAAACATTGGTTTTGGTGTAATACGTTTTTGTAGAAAGGAATTTGGATAGGTGGCTTGATAAATTCATAACTAACAATAAGTTCAAGCCACTGGATACGCAAAAAAGTATTACATTTGTTCTCTTATAAATCGCTCAACTAAAAGACCTCAACATGAAAACTGAACTTCAGCATTTTTTTGAAGAAAAAACACTTACAAGCCTCATCCTCATAGCATTAATTGTTAGGTTGTTAGCTGCAATTTTTTCGAAAGGTTTTGGCATGTTCGATGACCACTTTTTAGCAATTGAGGTGGCACAGCGATGGGCTGACGGATATAATGATTGGTTCAACAGGGGAATTCCTGCTGGCCATAGCATTATTTATCCGGGTCTTCATTATTTGCTGTTCAAATTTTTGGATGCCATGTCGTTGACAGACCCTCAAGATAAAATGTTAATTGTTCGGTTAATTCACGCAGTCTATTCAACCCTAACAGTTGCCTTTGCCTATAAAACAACAGAAATCCTTTCAGGAAAAAGCGCCGCGAAAACAGTAGGATTGATAATCGGATTGTTCTGGGTTTTCCCATTTATGAGTGTGCGAAATCTTATTGAGTTTGTGTGTATTCCACCGTTAATGATTTCATTCTATTACATTGCTAAAAACGAGAAGGAAAAAACATATCTAAATACCTTATTAGCAGGTGTTTTTATGGGATTCTCGTTCATGTTTCGCTATCAGATTTTGCTTATTTTAGGTGGTGTCGGGTTAGTTTTTTTATTTAGAAAAGAAGTAACCAATGCTTTTCTCTACGGCATTGGTTTTCTTATTTCAGCCTTTCTAACGCAAGGAGTTGTGGATTGGATTGCTTGGGGCTATCCATTTGCAGCCATTTATGCCTACTTTGACTATAACCTTCATCATTCACAAAATTATCCATCTGGATTTTTAGGACTCTACACGTTGCTTTTACTAGGGGTTTTTATCCCTCCTACCAGTTTCTTATATGCTTGGGGATATTTTAAGTCTTTCAAGAAGTACGTTATCCTGGCATTTCCCGCACTGATTTTTTTAATATTTCACTCAATTTTTCCCAACCAACAAGAACGATTTGTTTTACCAGCTACGCCATTATTTATTATTTCAGGAGTGATTGGATTTCAAGAGTTGCAGAAAAAATATCAATTTATTTCAAGAGATAGTAAGATTTTGAAAGCTGCTCATATCTGGTTTTGGACAATAAATATAATTTTATTATTTGCATTTACTTTTCATTATAGTAAAAAATCACGTGTAGAAACTGTGTATTATTTTCATAACAAACCAGATGTGCACGCCATTATATTTGACCATGCGAGACAACCACCTATATTTTATATGGATAAATGGGTTGAATATTATCGCGTTGAAAATTCAGAAGATTGGCATAAACTAAAAACAAAAATTCAAAACAAAGAAATTATCAAACCAAATTACGCAGTATTTTTAGGGCAAAAGAATATAGAAGAACGAGTTAAAACCATGAATGAAGTGCTAAATGTGAAAACAGAAATTGAAAAAGAAATTGAACCAAGCTTTTTAGATAATATTCTTTACCGCTTAAATCCTAAAAGGAATAGAAATAGGACGAGTTATATTTATAAAATAGATTGGTAGATATTTCTGTACTACTGATTTCTTTCACGAAAGAAAAACATGGTTCAAATACTTATTGCACCTGATAGTTTCAAAGGTACATTTTCTGCTTTGCAAATAGCACTGCTTATCGAATCATGCATTCCTAACGGTGAAGTGCACAAAACTTTGCTTCAACCACTCGCTGATGGCGGCGAAGGCACATTGGAAATTCTTGCTGCTGCATACAATGCAAAAACGGTTTCGGCGCAAGTTACAGGCCCTTTTGGCAATCAGGTTGAAGCAAAATATGCGGTTTCCGATAGCCTCGCGCTGCTCGAAATGGCCGAAGCCTCTGGGCTTTGTCATGCAAAAAATGGAATATTAAAACCTGAAATTGCAACAACTTATGGCACGGGAGAACTCATCACAAAAGTAGCGCATGAAGGGTTTCAGAAAATTATTTTGGGACTCGGGGGAAGTGCAACCGTTGATGGTGGCGCCGGTGCACTGCAAGCGCTTGGCGCGGTTCTGACCAATAAGCAGGGGAAAACGATTTCGTTTGGAAATCAAGGATTGGGCGATTTAGAACATGCCCATTTTGAAAACGCTATTTCTAACCTAACAAAATCATGCTTGATTTTAGCAACGGATGTAACCAATCCACTGTTAGGAGAAAATGGTGCGGTTTATGTTTACGGCAAACAAAAAGGCGTGCGCGAAGAGGATTTACCCGCATTTGAATCAAGAATGCGGCGTTTCGCTGAATGTGTTGAGCGTGCGCAGCAAGAGAGCTTTCGCAACAAACCAGGCTCGGGCGCGGCAGGCGGGCTGGCGTTTGGACTCATGGCAATCGGCGGCGAAGTGGCTTCCGGTTTTCAACTGATTGCTGAACACGTTCGGCTGGAAGAAAAAATCCAATACGCAGATTTGGTGATTACCGGAGAGGGAAAATTTGATCGCAGTTCGCTTTGCGGCAAAGTGACGGGAAGCGTGATTCAGCTTTGTGCAAAATATCAAAAGCCATGCTATGTGATTTGTGGAACAGCAGAAACCGTGTCGCCCGAAATGCTCGCGCCCGATGTAAAAATTGTTCCGCTTTTTTCTCACCAAAATATAGGCGCCGCCGATTTAAAAACCGAAACAGCAAATCGATTGAAGAGCATCATTGCCACGCTGATGAAAGCGGCTTTCAAAAGCTGAAAAGCAAAAGGCCGGCATGAAACCGGCCTTTTTATTCAAAATGAACTTTTCGGATTATTCCACCACAACGGATTCATCGTCTCTGACAAAGGTATCGTCTACCAATTCAAATTCAGGACTTGGGCCATCCTTCGTGCATTGCATATCGGCAACCCATGTGCTGCTGCTAAAGTCGTTGTTGTAGCTTTCAAATGTCACTTGATAATGAACATCGACACCGTTTACCTGAGTCACGGCATTTGGATATTTGTTTGCTAAAAGCACCTTCATTGCATCCACCAAACGGCGGATAATCAATTTGTTTGCCTCAGTTTCAGAAAGGCCACTAAAGTTTTCCGAATCATATTGTTCTCGTTTGGAAATTCTCAAATCAAAGTTGGAGTAATACGCGCTTGCACCGGAATAAAACTCAGCCGTTCCGTAAGAATCCACGTATTTGTCATCGCGTTGATCGACAATGAGTTGGTAATCCGACGAGGTCATGGTAAAGCTGACCGTTGGATCAAACACCCATTTTCCACGAGAAGAAGAGACAAGAAACTGCTGGGTTTGCTGATCGATGTAGTTATAAGACGACGTCCAAGCACCGCTTTCATAGGTCATTTGAGTGGCTAAAGTCGAAGTGCTTTCGCCGTCGTAGAACTTATAAACAATCGTTTTGGAAACACCTTCTCCCGAGCCTGGATATTTGTATTCCATAAAGTTCGGCAGATAATCATTCGGCAAAGCGGAAGCGGAGAAGTTGTCATACGTGCCTGGCGTTCCCATTCTATCATAATCCGAAGCATTCAGGTAATACGCCTCATCGACAATCGCCCATGTTCCGTTTTCGTAGCGATATAAGGTTTTGGTGGTCACAGGATCGGAGCCAACAACCGGCGTTCCAGGATAAGGAATGCTAATGTTGTCAACTTCCCAAGTAGTGGCACTCGAAGTGGTGGATTTATACCGCAATCCGATGTAGACACTTTTTTCATCCTTGTAATCAGAAAGGTCGACCGTATCAACTTTGACAAAAGTCCAATCAGAACCGCTGGCTCTGTTTGTCAAAGTAAGTTTTGTCCAGGTTGCACTGCTCGGATCGCCCGATCCAGAATAGTCCGTAGAGAGATAAGCTTCGTGCCTGTAAGCAAGAGAATCCGTTCCATAATTAATGGCTTCAACAAAGCTGAATTTGAGTTCATCTTTGACGGAAAAATTCATTTTTGGAGAAATCAACCAATCCTCATTGGCCAACGCGCCACCGGAATAGCCGCTCATTTTAGCGCACGGCGCGGGTTCGCCATAAGAAGTTGTTCCCCAAACTTGAGCCCCAGAAACGCTATAAGACGAGAACTTTCCGAGATCATCGTCAAACGTTTCAACATAGAAATCTTTGATGGACGCGGTATCGATGATCGGCGTGACATCCGATTCCTGATATGAAACCAAAATCAGTTGTCCTTCTTCTGGACTTTCCACCTCGTCGCTCAAAATATCCGGCAAATAAACCTTCGCTGGATAGGTCGGCGAGAAATAGCCAGCTGTTCCAACTTCATAGTTTACTGAGGCATACGCTTCATCTGAAAGCGTAATTGTTTCGGCTTGGGTGTATTCCTCTAAATCGTCGGGAACTTCCCCATTGTAATCAAACGTGATCAGCGCGCTTGAACCAATGCCATACGCCGTATATTCCTCGCCAAGCAAAAGCGGGACATATTTTGCTGCGGTGATCTCGTCCGTAAAGAAATGATTGGCCGCGATAAAAGCCGCATCTGCCGAATCGGCTGCATCGTTACTTTTTGCAAGGCTGGCTATGGTGTTATAGTCATCACTTGTTAAAGTGAGCGTGATGCTGCCTTTGTAGCCGGTTCTTTTTTATCCAACTCATCATAAAGCTCCTCATTCGGATCGCAAGCGCCTAAAAAGAGCAAGCTGAGAAGCGTTAATAGAGATAAAAACTTTCTATTCAGGGTCATTTTTGTCTCCTTTTATGGGTTAAAATTTAAGTCTTAAAGTTGCCGACCAGGTTCTTCCAAAACCATAATAGACCGGGGAGGTCGCTGCATCGTGGTCGTCACCGTCGGAAGCTTCAGAAATGTATTCGGTATCGAACAGGTTATCCACGTTGCCGGTTAAGGTTG
Above is a window of Chloroherpeton thalassium ATCC 35110 DNA encoding:
- a CDS encoding glycosyltransferase family 39 protein, with amino-acid sequence MKTELQHFFEEKTLTSLILIALIVRLLAAIFSKGFGMFDDHFLAIEVAQRWADGYNDWFNRGIPAGHSIIYPGLHYLLFKFLDAMSLTDPQDKMLIVRLIHAVYSTLTVAFAYKTTEILSGKSAAKTVGLIIGLFWVFPFMSVRNLIEFVCIPPLMISFYYIAKNEKEKTYLNTLLAGVFMGFSFMFRYQILLILGGVGLVFLFRKEVTNAFLYGIGFLISAFLTQGVVDWIAWGYPFAAIYAYFDYNLHHSQNYPSGFLGLYTLLLLGVFIPPTSFLYAWGYFKSFKKYVILAFPALIFLIFHSIFPNQQERFVLPATPLFIISGVIGFQELQKKYQFISRDSKILKAAHIWFWTINIILLFAFTFHYSKKSRVETVYYFHNKPDVHAIIFDHARQPPIFYMDKWVEYYRVENSEDWHKLKTKIQNKEIIKPNYAVFLGQKNIEERVKTMNEVLNVKTEIEKEIEPSFLDNILYRLNPKRNRNRTSYIYKIDW
- a CDS encoding glycerate kinase, producing the protein MVQILIAPDSFKGTFSALQIALLIESCIPNGEVHKTLLQPLADGGEGTLEILAAAYNAKTVSAQVTGPFGNQVEAKYAVSDSLALLEMAEASGLCHAKNGILKPEIATTYGTGELITKVAHEGFQKIILGLGGSATVDGGAGALQALGAVLTNKQGKTISFGNQGLGDLEHAHFENAISNLTKSCLILATDVTNPLLGENGAVYVYGKQKGVREEDLPAFESRMRRFAECVERAQQESFRNKPGSGAAGGLAFGLMAIGGEVASGFQLIAEHVRLEEKIQYADLVITGEGKFDRSSLCGKVTGSVIQLCAKYQKPCYVICGTAETVSPEMLAPDVKIVPLFSHQNIGAADLKTETANRLKSIIATLMKAAFKS
- a CDS encoding choice-of-anchor J domain-containing protein; this translates as MLGEEYTAYGIGSSALITFDYNGEVPDDLEEYTQAETITLSDEAYASVNYEVGTAGYFSPTYPAKVYLPDILSDEVESPEEGQLILVSYQESDVTPIIDTASIKDFYVETFDDDLGKFSSYSVSGAQVWGTTSYGEPAPCAKMSGYSGGALANEDWLISPKMNFSVKDELKFSFVEAINYGTDSLAYRHEAYLSTDYSGSGDPSSATWTKLTLTNRASGSDWTFVKVDTVDLSDYKDEKSVYIGLRYKSTTSSATTWEVDNISIPYPGTPVVGSDPVTTKTLYRYENGTWAIVDEAYYLNASDYDRMGTPGTYDNFSASALPNDYLPNFMEYKYPGSGEGVSKTIVYKFYDGESTSTLATQMTYESGAWTSSYNYIDQQTQQFLVSSSRGKWVFDPTVSFTMTSSDYQLIVDQRDDKYVDSYGTAEFYSGASAYYSNFDLRISKREQYDSENFSGLSETEANKLIIRRLVDAMKVLLANKYPNAVTQVNGVDVHYQVTFESYNNDFSSSTWVADMQCTKDGPSPEFELVDDTFVRDDESVVVE